The following proteins are co-located in the Spirosoma montaniterrae genome:
- a CDS encoding FAD-dependent oxidoreductase gives MDRDITIIGAGSTGLSAGLFLESLGYKPRIFEKRDRVKITKAIGINPVTLQLFEKYGLTKRFINNGWRLDCMNFWYNDDLIYKNQFSKVRHPYPFMVIQPQFETEQILEDYLSEKGIKIERNVELLKISNDRTSMNLEFKNINNDTNFSLQTDGIVIGADGNKSKVRQEIGVEMKGWEHPTEYTLYDIELETPISHKEGHYRFYRDGAMLMLHIRDGVWRVGGNLKDVLNYLPKDTKIGKTSWETNFTISEKVAQNYSVGNVHIIGDAAHIHSPLGGKGMNMCIEDSYIFSELFHQNREKEFSTIRRKRVQTTVGVLGQLTEVVGGQHFIGRVMRGSMKPFSFLFPVFMPYMRNFLLGLK, from the coding sequence GTGGACAGAGATATAACAATTATTGGTGCAGGTTCGACAGGACTTTCGGCAGGATTATTTTTGGAGTCGTTGGGCTATAAACCAAGGATATTTGAGAAAAGAGATAGAGTAAAAATAACAAAAGCAATCGGCATAAATCCTGTAACGCTTCAACTTTTTGAGAAATATGGACTTACAAAAAGATTCATAAATAATGGTTGGAGATTAGATTGCATGAACTTTTGGTACAATGACGATTTAATATATAAAAACCAATTTTCAAAAGTAAGACACCCCTACCCTTTTATGGTTATTCAGCCTCAGTTTGAAACTGAACAAATATTAGAGGACTATTTGAGCGAAAAAGGCATTAAAATTGAAAGAAACGTTGAACTTTTGAAAATATCGAATGACAGAACTTCAATGAACTTGGAATTCAAAAATATCAATAATGACACAAATTTTAGCCTTCAAACAGACGGAATTGTTATTGGGGCGGACGGAAATAAAAGCAAAGTCAGACAAGAAATTGGTGTAGAAATGAAAGGTTGGGAACACCCTACCGAATATACTTTGTACGACATCGAATTAGAAACCCCTATTTCGCACAAAGAAGGACATTATCGCTTTTATAGAGACGGTGCTATGCTTATGTTACATATTCGTGACGGAGTTTGGCGAGTTGGTGGAAATTTAAAAGACGTACTCAACTATTTACCAAAAGACACTAAAATTGGAAAAACAAGTTGGGAAACAAACTTTACTATTAGTGAAAAGGTAGCTCAAAATTATAGTGTTGGCAATGTACACATCATTGGTGATGCGGCACATATTCATTCGCCTTTGGGCGGAAAGGGCATGAATATGTGCATTGAGGATAGTTACATTTTCTCAGAGCTTTTTCACCAAAACAGAGAGAAAGAGTTTTCAACTATTAGACGTAAAAGAGTACAAACTACGGTTGGAGTGTTAGGGCAACTTACCGAAGTAGTAGGCGGACAGCATTTTATTGGTAGGGTAATGCGAGGTAGCATGAAACCTTTTTCATTCTTATTTCCAGTTTTTATGCCTTACATGAGAAACTTTTTACTCGGACTAAAATGA
- a CDS encoding DUF2911 domain-containing protein, with product MRKLVLSGVTLCLVAQLATAQIKLPSPSPAATIMQTVGTTDLTVKYSRPSLKGRTPFTDAFVPLGKVWRTGANQATAFTTTTDLMVNGKTLPAGTYAIMSIPTENDWTLIFNKNTSVSEQSYKQEEDALRVSIQPTETNEKAETFTIGFGDLTDSTATMSFMWANYKATANLAVNTAANAAANVDKAVAEKPDDAAVLQAAASYNLSKGRNLEQSLGMIDKAIAAKETFRNLFVKAQLLGKMGKFTEALPVAQKALSLGQTSNDAAFPFFKDGIEKSIAEYTSKLPAMPALKGKKGKKA from the coding sequence ATGCGTAAGCTCGTACTTAGTGGCGTCACGCTGTGCTTAGTAGCTCAGTTGGCTACCGCCCAGATTAAACTCCCCTCACCCAGCCCGGCGGCTACCATCATGCAGACCGTTGGTACTACCGACCTGACCGTAAAATACTCGCGCCCGAGTCTGAAAGGCCGCACGCCGTTCACCGATGCTTTTGTACCGCTCGGCAAAGTGTGGCGTACAGGTGCCAATCAGGCCACGGCGTTCACCACTACCACCGACCTGATGGTAAATGGCAAAACGCTGCCCGCTGGCACATATGCTATTATGTCGATTCCGACCGAGAACGACTGGACGCTGATTTTCAACAAGAACACCAGCGTATCGGAGCAGTCGTACAAACAGGAAGAAGACGCCCTGCGCGTATCGATTCAACCCACCGAGACCAATGAGAAAGCGGAAACGTTCACCATCGGTTTCGGCGACCTGACCGACAGCACAGCCACGATGAGTTTTATGTGGGCCAACTACAAAGCCACGGCCAACTTAGCCGTAAATACCGCTGCCAATGCAGCCGCCAATGTTGACAAAGCCGTAGCCGAAAAACCCGACGACGCGGCTGTTTTACAGGCCGCTGCCAGCTACAACCTCTCGAAAGGTCGTAATCTCGAACAGTCGCTGGGCATGATCGACAAGGCTATTGCGGCTAAAGAAACGTTCCGCAACCTGTTCGTGAAAGCGCAGTTGCTGGGTAAGATGGGTAAGTTCACCGAAGCCCTGCCCGTAGCGCAGAAAGCTCTCTCGCTCGGCCAAACCTCGAACGACGCAGCCTTCCCGTTCTTCAAAGACGGCATCGAAAAGAGTATTGCTGAATACACCAGCAAACTGCCCGCCATGCCTGCGCTGAAAGGTAAAAAAGGCAAGAAAGCGTAA
- a CDS encoding SDR family NAD(P)-dependent oxidoreductase has translation MNRFQGKRVIITGGSGGIGKTTAKLFLEEGATVLLVDLDEEKLQAVANELGDRAHYAKADVTKADEVEAYAKAAADKMGGVDIFFNNAGIEGIVKPLVDYPEDIFQKVLSVNVLGVWLGLKYVMPIMKQGGGGSVIITSSVAGLRGTPNVSAYVTSKHAVVGLMKVAALEGAADNIRVNTVHPSPVDNRMMRSLEEGFAPGGAAQAKEQFAKAIPLQRYAEETDVSKLVLFLASDDASFLTGGQFTVDGGQTAA, from the coding sequence ATGAATCGCTTTCAGGGAAAACGAGTTATTATTACCGGTGGATCGGGCGGAATTGGAAAGACCACGGCCAAACTTTTTTTGGAAGAAGGCGCAACAGTATTACTCGTTGACCTTGACGAAGAGAAACTTCAGGCGGTTGCCAACGAACTCGGCGACCGCGCTCACTACGCAAAAGCCGATGTAACAAAGGCCGACGAAGTAGAGGCATATGCCAAAGCAGCCGCCGATAAAATGGGTGGTGTAGACATATTTTTCAATAATGCGGGTATCGAAGGTATTGTGAAGCCACTCGTCGATTATCCCGAAGATATCTTTCAGAAAGTACTGTCTGTCAATGTACTGGGTGTATGGCTGGGCCTGAAATACGTAATGCCGATTATGAAACAGGGCGGGGGTGGCAGTGTTATCATCACGTCATCGGTGGCGGGTCTGCGCGGCACTCCCAACGTATCGGCCTATGTCACCAGCAAACACGCCGTAGTCGGCCTGATGAAGGTTGCTGCTTTGGAAGGAGCCGCCGATAACATTCGGGTCAATACCGTACACCCCTCGCCGGTCGATAATCGAATGATGCGCTCGCTCGAAGAAGGCTTTGCACCGGGTGGGGCGGCTCAGGCTAAGGAGCAGTTTGCCAAAGCTATTCCGCTTCAACGCTACGCCGAGGAAACCGACGTATCGAAGTTAGTTTTGTTTCTCGCTTCAGATGATGCATCGTTTTTGACAGGTGGTCAGTTTACAGTCGATGGCGGTCAGACAGCCGCATAA
- a CDS encoding LytR/AlgR family response regulator transcription factor — MTVLLIEDEQAAARRLTRLLLDIDPTLQIGPALGSVAAAVMHLQTQPHPDLILSDIQLSDGLSFAVFRQVEPRCPIIFTTAYDEYAIQAFKLNSLDYLLKPIVATELQAALAKFRKLTQSQSPSVDYQQLWQALNQSQRTYRQRFLISYRDTYRTIPASEVAYFYSENKITRLVCPDGKWYPLTETLEELAEQLNPNQFFRANRQYIINLTSIVTIHKHFNGRLKVDLQPPIPDDLFVSRERADEFRNWLNQ; from the coding sequence ATGACCGTACTACTCATTGAAGATGAACAGGCAGCCGCCCGTCGACTCACCCGGCTCCTGCTCGACATCGACCCAACCTTACAGATTGGCCCCGCGCTGGGTAGTGTAGCCGCTGCCGTAATGCATCTGCAAACCCAACCCCATCCTGATCTGATTTTGAGCGATATACAGCTTTCCGATGGGTTGAGTTTTGCTGTTTTCAGGCAGGTTGAGCCGCGTTGCCCCATTATTTTTACCACTGCCTACGACGAATATGCCATTCAGGCGTTCAAGCTGAACTCGCTCGATTATTTGCTCAAACCCATTGTGGCAACGGAATTACAGGCGGCTTTGGCAAAGTTCAGGAAATTGACACAATCCCAATCGCCCTCCGTTGACTATCAGCAGCTTTGGCAGGCGCTGAATCAATCGCAGCGAACGTATAGGCAACGATTTCTGATTAGCTATCGCGATACCTACCGCACAATTCCAGCCAGCGAGGTGGCCTATTTTTACTCAGAAAACAAAATTACCCGGCTGGTATGTCCCGATGGCAAATGGTATCCGCTAACCGAAACCCTCGAAGAACTCGCCGAACAGCTAAACCCGAATCAGTTTTTTCGCGCCAATCGGCAGTATATTATCAACCTGACCAGCATCGTCACCATTCATAAGCACTTTAACGGTCGTTTGAAAGTAGATTTGCAGCCACCCATCCCCGACGACCTGTTCGTAAGTCGTGAACGCGCCGACGAGTTCAGGAATTGGTTGAATCAATAA
- a CDS encoding GNAT family N-acetyltransferase yields MPLTLQPLTEADVAFAIDAENHPDNRRFVGQWTAEQYRNALADPNYQCFVFMANGERVGHCLLYDLQNPDNAVLLKRIVIQAKGNGYGRAALHELAQYTFKILKANRLWLDVRAFNDRAKSLYESVGFVCEGTLRRASRVDDDYVDLNLYGLLREEYVEK; encoded by the coding sequence ATGCCCCTAACTCTCCAACCCCTCACTGAGGCCGACGTTGCCTTTGCCATTGATGCCGAAAATCACCCCGACAATCGACGGTTTGTTGGTCAATGGACAGCCGAGCAATACCGTAACGCCCTCGCCGATCCCAATTACCAATGCTTCGTATTCATGGCAAACGGCGAACGTGTAGGCCACTGCCTGCTCTATGATTTGCAGAATCCCGACAATGCTGTGCTGCTAAAGCGAATTGTGATACAGGCGAAAGGAAATGGCTACGGACGAGCCGCCCTGCACGAACTGGCGCAGTACACGTTTAAAATACTAAAAGCCAACCGGCTATGGCTCGACGTTCGGGCATTTAACGACCGGGCTAAGTCGTTGTATGAATCGGTGGGGTTTGTTTGCGAAGGTACGTTGCGCCGGGCCTCGCGCGTAGACGACGACTATGTAGACCTGAACCTGTACGGTCTGTTGCGCGAAGAGTATGTTGAAAAATAG
- the sucC gene encoding ADP-forming succinate--CoA ligase subunit beta produces the protein MNIHEYQGKDILKKYGVRIQEGIVAESPEKAVEAAKQIMAQTGSKFVVVKSQIHAGGRGKGKIVGSEQRGVALAKSVDDVRTIAINLIGNVLVTHQTGPEGKKVNKILVAQDVFYPGASEPKEMYLGILLDRSKACNVIMASTEGGMDIEEVAEKTPEKIVKEWIDPAVGLQPFQARKIAFGLGLEGEAFKEMVKFVTSLYKAYVDTDASMFEINPVLKTSDNKILAVDAKVNLDDNALYRHPDLANLRDLSEEDPLEVEASANDLNYVKLDGNVGCMVNGAGLAMATMDIIKLSGGEPANFLDVGGGANAKTVEAGFRIILKDPNVKAILINIFGGIVRCDRVATGVVEAYKAIGDIPVPIIVRLQGTNAEEGARIIDESGLKVQSAVLLKEAADKVRAVVEAM, from the coding sequence ATGAACATACACGAGTATCAGGGTAAAGACATTCTCAAGAAGTACGGCGTTCGGATTCAGGAAGGCATTGTAGCCGAATCGCCCGAAAAAGCCGTTGAAGCCGCCAAACAGATTATGGCACAAACTGGCTCAAAGTTCGTGGTAGTAAAATCACAGATTCATGCGGGTGGCCGGGGTAAAGGTAAAATCGTTGGCTCCGAACAACGGGGTGTGGCCCTGGCAAAGTCGGTCGATGATGTACGGACTATTGCTATTAACCTGATTGGCAACGTATTGGTTACGCACCAAACGGGTCCCGAAGGCAAAAAAGTAAACAAAATATTAGTTGCCCAGGATGTGTTCTACCCCGGCGCATCGGAGCCCAAAGAGATGTACCTCGGCATTCTGCTCGACCGCTCGAAAGCCTGCAACGTAATTATGGCGAGCACCGAAGGCGGTATGGACATTGAAGAAGTGGCCGAAAAAACGCCCGAAAAAATCGTTAAAGAGTGGATCGACCCCGCCGTTGGTCTACAGCCGTTTCAGGCACGCAAAATTGCGTTTGGTCTGGGGTTGGAGGGTGAAGCTTTCAAAGAAATGGTGAAGTTCGTGACCTCGCTCTACAAGGCGTATGTGGATACCGATGCGTCGATGTTCGAGATCAACCCGGTGCTGAAAACGTCGGATAACAAGATTCTGGCCGTTGACGCGAAGGTAAATTTAGACGACAACGCACTCTATCGCCATCCCGACCTCGCCAACCTGCGCGACCTGAGCGAAGAAGACCCGCTCGAAGTAGAAGCCTCGGCCAACGACCTCAACTACGTGAAACTCGATGGTAATGTGGGCTGTATGGTGAACGGAGCCGGACTGGCGATGGCAACGATGGACATCATCAAACTGTCGGGTGGCGAACCGGCCAACTTCCTCGACGTGGGCGGTGGTGCCAATGCCAAAACCGTTGAAGCCGGGTTCCGAATCATCCTGAAAGACCCGAACGTTAAAGCTATTCTGATCAATATTTTCGGCGGTATCGTTCGCTGCGACCGCGTGGCAACGGGCGTTGTAGAAGCCTACAAAGCTATCGGCGATATTCCGGTGCCAATCATCGTGCGCTTACAGGGCACCAACGCCGAAGAAGGTGCCCGCATCATCGACGAGTCGGGCCTGAAGGTGCAGTCGGCAGTGCTGCTGAAAGAAGCCGCCGACAAAGTTCGGGCCGTGGTAGAAGCGATGTAA
- a CDS encoding ABC transporter ATP-binding protein, protein MPLLHASDLRRNYGNLSVLKGINLTIEPGEVVSIVGASGAGKTTLLHILGTLDRPDTGSLQIANQDVFILTDNQLARFRNERIGFVFQFNNLLPEFTALENVCLPGFIAGKDERTVRQRAESLLTTLGLRERLGNLPSQLSGGEQQRVAVARALINEPAIVFADEPSGNLDSRNAEELHQLFFRLRDELGQTFIIVTHNEALAALADRTVTIRDGVIE, encoded by the coding sequence ATGCCGCTGTTACACGCTTCTGATTTGCGCCGGAATTACGGTAATTTATCTGTTCTAAAAGGGATTAATCTGACCATCGAACCCGGCGAAGTGGTGTCGATTGTAGGGGCGTCGGGCGCGGGAAAAACCACGCTGCTGCACATTCTGGGTACGCTCGACCGGCCCGACACGGGTAGCCTTCAGATTGCCAATCAGGACGTGTTTATTTTGACCGACAACCAGTTGGCTCGTTTCCGCAACGAACGTATCGGGTTTGTTTTTCAATTCAACAACCTGCTACCCGAGTTTACGGCACTGGAGAACGTGTGTTTGCCGGGTTTCATTGCGGGCAAAGATGAACGCACTGTACGGCAACGGGCCGAATCGCTTTTAACTACGCTGGGGCTGCGTGAGCGGCTCGGTAATCTGCCCTCGCAGCTATCGGGGGGCGAACAACAGCGTGTGGCGGTGGCGCGGGCACTTATCAACGAACCGGCAATTGTATTTGCCGACGAACCGAGTGGTAACTTAGATTCGCGAAATGCGGAAGAATTACATCAGTTATTTTTTCGATTACGGGATGAACTTGGGCAGACGTTCATTATTGTGACGCATAACGAGGCACTCGCAGCCCTTGCCGACCGGACCGTTACAATCCGCGATGGTGTGATAGAGTAA
- a CDS encoding NUDIX hydrolase produces the protein MHRLPLLTLLRQHTPADTHERAMTEATIAFVEKHPDCFERSLLIGHVTGSAFIVSPDYAQMLLIHHRKLDRWLQPGGHADGDPDVAAVALREAQEETGLTQLQFASQQIFDVDVHTIPARGDVPEHLHYDVRFLFVSNTREKFGFSTEIKNIRWFSLDEADFYTNDSAFSRIRSKIYAKL, from the coding sequence ATGCATCGACTGCCCCTGCTGACCTTACTCCGTCAGCACACACCCGCCGATACCCACGAACGCGCCATGACCGAGGCAACCATTGCCTTCGTAGAAAAGCACCCCGACTGTTTTGAGCGGTCGTTGCTGATTGGTCACGTTACCGGCTCGGCCTTTATTGTCAGCCCCGACTACGCGCAGATGCTACTCATTCATCACCGCAAACTCGACCGGTGGCTGCAACCCGGCGGTCATGCCGATGGCGACCCCGACGTAGCCGCCGTAGCTCTTCGCGAAGCGCAGGAAGAAACCGGACTGACTCAGTTGCAGTTCGCCAGCCAGCAGATTTTCGATGTTGACGTACACACGATTCCGGCGCGGGGTGACGTGCCCGAACATTTGCACTATGACGTGCGTTTTTTGTTTGTTTCTAATACAAGAGAAAAATTTGGCTTTTCTACAGAAATTAAAAATATCCGATGGTTTTCTCTTGATGAAGCCGATTTCTATACCAACGATTCTGCTTTTTCCCGAATACGGAGTAAAATATATGCAAAACTATAA